The Astyanax mexicanus isolate ESR-SI-001 chromosome 24, AstMex3_surface, whole genome shotgun sequence genome has a segment encoding these proteins:
- the LOC103039694 gene encoding galanin receptor type 1 gives MENVPTDYTSNVSGPGDVSNISGPTDVERVLVPILDTFILVTGVVGHVLVIVIICRTMKGGIRQTSGAAPGGVQQTNANGTDILLLSLSVADLLLLSCVPYHTVAIATRHWPFGDFMCKAVSFLGAMCTSASAFTLAALAFSRYVIVVHPTKAYRWRRDGRMKVATGLLWAPAVVLAIPQFAWRTLVPGNVVRTTRQDLICFNFLSDSGQLAYGVCHFLFAFALPLGVIVIAYWKIYHFLRKARQGRTGQTDRLEQYQNQVTHTSVLLVLAFALCWLPSYGLMLAQLSDQSLAMGPSPRYGPFATFARVMATSSTVMNPILYVFMSQKFRKELKTLFRTSGCREQPPA, from the coding sequence ATGGAAAACGTTCCCACAGACTATACGAGCAATGTCTCAGGGCCTGGTGACGTCAGCAACATCTCAGGACCAACTGACGTCGAGCGGGTGCTGGTACCCATTCTGGACACTTTCATCCTGGTGACAGGTGTGGTGGGGCATGTCCTGGTCATCGTCATCATCTGCCGGACGATGAAAGGTGGGATCCGGCAGACGAGCGGAGCTGCACCCGGAGGAGTCCAACAAACGAATGCCAACGGAACAGACATTCTCCTGCTGTCGTTGAGCGTGGCAGATCTTCTGCTCCTGTCCTGTGTCCCGTATCACACAGTTGCGATAGCCACTCGCCACTGGCCTTTCGGAGACTTCATGTGCAAAGCTGTGAGCTTCCTGGGAGCTATGTGCACCTCTGCCAGTGCCTTTACGCTAGCAGCCCTAGCTTTCAGCCGCTATGTTATCGTGGTCCATCCGACCAAGGCATACCGTTGGCGGAGGGATGGCCGTATGAAAGTGGCCACAGGGCTGCTGTGGGCGCCAGCTGTTGTTTTAGCAATTCCTCAGTTCGCCTGGCGGACCCTGGTACCTGGAAATGTGGTACGAACAACCAGACAGGACCTGATCTGCTTTAACTTTCTCTCCGACTCTGGTCAGCTGGCGTACGGAGTTTGCCATTTCTTGTTTGCGTTCGCTCTTCCACTCGGGGTCATTGTGATTGCCTACTGGAAAATATACCACTTTCTAAGGAAGGCCAGACAGGGTCGGACGGGTCAAACAGACCGACTGGAACAATATCAGAACCAGGTGACCCACACCTCGGTCCTGCTGGTGCTGGCTTTTGCTCTATGCTGGCTGCCCTCCTACGGTCTGATGCTGGCCCAGCTTTCGGATCAGAGTTTAGCGATGGGGCCTTCACCGCGGTACGGACCGTTCGCCACCTTTGCTCGGGTCATGGCCACTTCTTCCACGGTCATGAACCCAATCCTCTACGTCTTTATGTCGCAAAAGTTCAGGAAAGAACTCAAGACACTTTTCCGAACAAGTGGCTGCAGAGAACAACCGCCAGCATAA